DNA sequence from the Stigmatella aurantiaca genome:
GCCCCAGGGACGGCGCGTCACCCTCAATGGAGAGACGCTGCCGACCTTCCAGATGAGGCCGGGAGAAGTGGAGCGCTGGCGGTTCATCCACGCGGGCATCCACTTCCCCTTGCGGCTCCGGCTGGTCCGCGAGGGTGGCAACCCCGCCACCGAGAGCATTCCCTACTACTTGATTGCCATGGACGGCATCACGACGGGGCGCCTCGACAAGGTGGAGGTGACCGAGATGCATCCCGGGTACCGCGAGGATGTGCTGATCCAGGCGGTGGGCCGGGATGGGAAGCCCTTGGCGAAGGGGACCTACCTGCTCATCGATGAGGTGGAGCAAAACCCCAGTGCCCGGGTCTTGGCGCGCATCGTCGTGGACGGGCCGGTGAAGATGATGAGGCTGCCCAAGCCACAGGCGCTGGCGCCGTTCGCGCCGTTCAAGCCTATCACGGACGACGAGCTCACCAGCGACACGCCTCAGCCAGCGCATTTCGAAGTCCAGATGCTGCAACCACCTCCGACGCCTGTCTTCAAATTCCTCCTCAACGGCGTCGAGTTCGATCCCCATGCGCCCCCTCGCAAGCTGACCCTGGGCGCGGTGGAGGAGTGGCACGTCACCAGTACGGGCGTCCCGGAGTTCTTCCCGGGCCATCCTTTCCATATCCACACCAATCCCTTCCAGTACACGGATGAGCAGGGAAGGATCGTCTGGAAGGACACGCTCTTCGTGCCCGTCGGAAAGGAATTCCGGCTGCGCACCCGGTACAAGCGCTACATCGGCCAGTTCATGCTGCACTGCCACATCGTGTCCCACGAGGATGAGGGCATGATGGAGCTGCTGGAAGTGGTTCCGCCGGACCAGGATGCCGGTGGCGGTCACGGCCCGCACCACCATTAGGTGACTCTCAGGCTGCTCAGAAAGCGCAGGATTCTGGTCCACCCTGTCTGCGTCTTTGGCAGGCGGGGTGCCGCTTGTGAGAGGGGGGCGGTGTCGCCGGCTGGAGCCTTGGCCAGGTGGCCTGTCTCGTTCCACCCTAGGTAGCCAGCGATGGTCTCCCGGCCCCCAATGGGCACCATCAATCCGTAGAGAAGGAGGGACCCCAGAAGCAAGATGGAGATGAGGTACACGTCCCAGGCCCAGAGCTTGCCCTGGAAGTGGACGTAGATGCACGAGGTGAAGATGAGGAGTGCGATGAGCAGGCCCACGATCCACTGGGCCAGGGATGCCTTGAGCTGACGCCAGAATGTCCAAGGCCGGAGCTGCTCGAAATTGCGCGGCATGACCTTGGAGTGCTCGGAGACCTTCAGCGTCAGGCCCACCACGGGGCTCTCGGTCGTGGCCTTGACCACCACGACGCCTTCGGCGGGAAATGCCGAGAGCGTGAAGCAGGCGGTCTTCCCCTGGATGCGGGGGGGCTCCTTGACCCAGGGGCCTGCGAACACTTCCACCTCCTGGATACGGCCGTAGGCGTGCAACTCGAGCACCAAGGGGCCCGGGACGGGGGTGGACTCGAAGTTGCGGATGACGAAGCGCTGGTGACGGGAGTCTCCGCCGAGCTGATGACGCTGGAACATGATGTTGGGCTTGGCGTAGTGCTGGATGACGTAGGGCACCAGGGAGCCGACCGCCGCGCAGAGGACGAGGATGAAGTGCAGCGAGACTTCATTGAGAACGTTCGAGAGCATGATGGCCCGTTTTCTCGTCAGGGGTGTTCTGCTGCTTTTCGAGCGTTCTCTGCCCTACGGGCTTTCTCCAGCAGGATGCGCGTCTGCTCATCTGCCCGCTCGAACATGCAGAAGACGTGACCCTTGCCTCGGGGGCGCAAGATGGGCGAGCCGATGATGCGGAACCAGGAAACCTTCGCGGCGCCATCTGTCACGTCGAGCCGCGCCCAGTATTCCCCCGTGGTGCCCTCCCGGCGTTGAGTCCGGAGTTTTTCGAGGGGGCCCGACACGAAGGTGGACCCGCGCCGGAAATAGACCTTGCCGTCGCAGACCAGGTCCGCGAGCTGAAGGTGCTCGGAGGGCGCGGTGGGGAGCCAAGACGACGTATCGTGCACCCCGAACTTGGGAATCGGCCTGCGCAGGAGCTCCTCGGCCCGGTCATTGGCGGCGATGATGCGCCCGTCCTCGGTGAAGCGCACCACGCCCACGGGCAACCCTCGGATGAGGGCGGAGTCCCTCCGTTGGTCCTTGAGGAAGAAGCAGCGGAAGGTGAGCGCTGTGATGCCGAGCAGGCAGGCGACGACGGCGACGAAGCTGACCCAATCCTTGATGCCGCGCGGGGCCGGTTTGAAAAATGCGATCTCATAACGGTCGGCATTTCCCAGCCCGCTGTGGTGGATGGCCGCGGCGAAGTGGCCTCCGGAGGTGACGGTCAAGTCCGAAGCGCCCGAATAGGAGGGGTGCCCGGAGAACTCCCGCCACCATTGAAGGGCTGCGGCTCTGGCTTCGCGGCGCTCGGAATCACTGGAAACTTCGAAGGCGCGGCCTGGGCAGGGAAAGCCTGGCTGCCCACAGACGGTTAATTCGGGAAGGTCCTCCTTCGTGGAGGGCTCCTTCACCCGGACCAGCGTCGTCTTGAAGAGGCGCTGCTCCCGGAGCGACTGCTGGATGAGCCGAGGCGGGAGGCTGATGTCGGTGCAAAAGGCGCCCAGGCGGCCATGGCGATCCGAGACGCGGTAGCAGAGGGTGGTGACGATGCCATTGCCGTTCAGGTCGATGTGAGGGCGGGAGTGGTACCGCTCCTTCGGATGGTCGCGGCTCACGCACGGCTGCTCTGTGGTCGGTAGCAGGGTTTGCTGGAACGCGTTGCTTTCCGTGAAAGCATGATGGGCGACGAGCGGTGTCCTCAGCGGGACGAGGGAGCGCAGGGCGCCGTCCATCGAGATGAAATAAAAATTCTTGAAAACGGGAACATCCAAGGAGAGGTCCACGTGAGAGGGACGGTCCGAGGGCAGCTCAATGGCGGGCTTGTTGAGCATCGGGTGCAGGGCTTCGATGCTCAGGGAGCGCCAGAGACTGGCGTGAAAGGAGGGCTGCTGGCCGGATGAATCGGAGAAGGACACGAGCGGACTGGGAATCCGCAGGGTCGAGCTCTCACGGCCCTTGTCCTCGAACGCTCTGGGGAAGGGTTCGACGGGGCGCGACCAGCGGCGCTGTTCTTCTGGGGTCGTGAGTGCCTGGAGGGTGCTGAACCGTTTATCCCCGGGCTTGATGTTCGCCTCTTCATGGAGGTGCGCCATGAACAAGGAGTAGGTCTGGTCGGGAACCGTCCCGCCCTCTTGGATCCTTGATTTCTCGGGCGAGGAGCCGGGGTCTTCTTTCAGGGCCTTCGCCTCTTCCCAGGACTCTGCCTGGCACACCGTCCAGGTGAGGTGCTTGCCAATGATGGCGGCCGGCATGGCGGGACGCTGGGCCGAGGAAGAGGGTTCCTGCTCCACCTTGAAGAGCCGCTTCAGCTGCGTCATTCCCTGCTCCACTGGGAAAAGCATCTGCCGGGCGAAGAAGCAGGCCACTGCCAGCAAGGCCATGGAGGTGGTGTAGCTCCCGAATCCATTCCGCAGCGCCGCGCGAATCTTGGCCAGAAACCTGGGGCCTAAACTCCAGCGAGCGCTGGATGGGGCCTCGCTGTGCTCCGACATGCCTTTCCTCCCAGGCCTGGGTCATCCCCCAGGGTCATCTGAGTCTGAAGGCGAAAGGTTCCTTTGTGACGGATGTGAGAGGGCGGGAGGCCTCCTCGCATGAGGCAGGGATGGCCGGCAGGGCTGCGGGGGGGAGGGCAAAGAAAAACCCAGCAACCCTTTCAGGTTGCTGGGCTTCTTCGGATGGCGCTCGCCCTGTGGCGTGCGGGTTTTTACCAGCCGCTGTTGCCGGACACCTTGTTGAAGGTGAACCGGTTGCTGGGGTTCAGCAGTCCCCCCGAGGCTGCGCCGGTCACGGTCACGTTGGTGCAGGTGGCCGTCCCGGGCACGTTCTGGGTCTCCAGCCCATAGGTCCCCGCGCCCTTGATGGTGACGTTGGTCAGGGTCACGTTGGAGATGGGCTCGTTGTTCACGGGCGGGTGGGTGGGCGGCGGGGTCTGGCCGAAGCTGAGCTTGACGCCCGAGAAGGTGCTGTCGTTGAGCTCCACGCCCTCGACCAGGATGTGGCCCGTGATGGCCCTGCGCGCCGCGTGGATCCACACCGCCCCGGCGGTCATGGCGAAGTTCACCTTCTGCTCGCCGCCGGTCCGGTTCAGCGTCACCCGCTTGATTTCGGTGGTGCCCAGGAAGGGCAGGTCCGCGAACCAGTCGGTGAGCAGCACGCCCGACGAGGCGTAGTGCGTGTCCGAGCCCACGCTGTCCAGGAGCTTGTTGTCCCGGCCGTTGTAGATGGCGAAGGTGTTGGCGAGGTTGGGGAGCTGCGCGGTATCGTAACGGAACGTGCAGTTCTCGTTGATGTTGCCGTCGGACCACATGGCGAAGGCGTCATCGCCCGTGTTGCGCGCGTGCACGTGGCTGACCGTCGAGTTCTTGATGCCCGCGTGGAGGTTGATGCCGTCCGCGTAGACGTTGCGCACGCGGCCGTTGACGATGAACAGGCCGTCGGTTCCCGGTTTGATCCAGTAGCCGACCTTCGCGTGCTCGATCCAGACGTTCTGGATGTGTGAGCCCGTGCCGAAGTTCCCCTCGAACGCCGCGCGATCCGGGCCATCCTGGCGCTCGACGATGTCACCGAAGTACGCCAGATCGAACACCTGGACGTTGTTGCCCGTGCCGGTGAAGTGGTCTCCGTAGTTGGTGGCCTGGATGCGCGTGTACCAGGGGCCCGCGCCGCGCAGGTGGATGGTCTCCAGGTCCACCCGGCTGTTGATGTGGAAGACGCCCGGGGGAATCCAGACCCCCACCTTGCCGGTGGACTTCGCGCTGCTGATGGCACTGCGCAGGGCTTGCGAGTCATCCACGTTGTCGTCCGCCCGGGCCCCGAAGTCCGTGATGCTCACGAAGTTCATGGGCATGGTCAGCGCCGGGTCCACCTGCTCGAGATCGATCAGGTCGACCGTGTAGGAGGCCGCCGTATCCCCGCTGTCCTTCTGCAGCTTGACGGTGGCCCCCGCAGGAATGGCGGGCAGCAGGAACCGGCTCTCGTCATAGAAGCGGTGCGGACCCGGATCCCACTCGCCCGGCTTGGAGGGCGTGCCCGGGCTGTTGCCGTAGGGGTAGCCGCCGTAGACCCAGGCGTGCTTGGAGCTGAGCGGCAGCGCCTGGACCTTGCTGCCGTTGATGTACAGGCTCAGCGTCGCGTTGGTGCCGGTGCCCGTTGCCGTGTCCGGCATGCTGTAGCGCACGACGAGCGAGTTGGCCGCCTGGGGCGCCGTCCACTGCACATAGTGGCCCGTCTGGGTGAGCTTGACGGCCCGGCGCCCCGAGGACTCGGCCTCCACCGTGCCTGGCGTCCGGTTGGGGCTGAGCACCGTGGCGTTGGTCGAGCCCGTTTCGGCCTCCAACTCCTGGTAGGGCAGGGTGGCGCCCCGGGCCGCGAGGGCCTTGCCATCGACGATGGCCACGGCGTTGATGTTCACCCCGCCGGTGGTGCCGGGATCATACTGATAGGTGATGGTGTTGAGCCCCCGGCGCAGGGTCAGGCTCTCCGTCTTCAGCGCCCAGCCCGAGGTGCTGGTGCTGGCCAGGTTCGTCGTCGCGAAATACAGGCCGTTGACGTAGACGTTCAGGGTCTTGGCGGTGCCCGAGGGGTTCGCGTAGTGCAGCCCCACGGTGTGGTTCTTCGCGGTGTCCGCGTTGACCGTGAAGATGGCGCGCGCGCCCACGGCGGCGAAGTTCCGCAGGTGGGTGGGCTCGCGGATGACGCCGCCGGAGAAGAACTGCTCCTCTGCCTCATACACGAAGCCTGAGCCCGCGGGCGGAGCGGGAGGAGGAGGCGGCGGCGGGGCCACCGCGCTGACGTTGAGGCTGTCCAGGTTGACGTTGCCCGAGTCGGACGTGTCGAACTTGTAGCTCAGCGTCTGGGTCCCCGCGCTCAGCGCGAGGGTCTCGGTCTGCGTGCCCCAGGTGTCCCAGTTGGCCGTGGCCTCGAGTGAGACTTGCTTCAGCTTCGTGGTGCCCTGGTAGAGGCTCAGGGTCTTCACGCTGCCGGTGCCGTTGGCGTAGCGCAGCGCCACCTCGTGGTTGCCCGCGGAGGCGGCGGTGACGGTGAAGCGGACGGTGGCATTGCCCTTGTTGCTGTCGGTGAAGCCGCCCACGAAGGCGCTACCGGAGGCGCCCGTGTGGTCGGTGGCCCGCACCGCGCCGCCCAGCAGCTCCGCGTTCTCCGCCTCGTAGAGGGGGCCCGAGCCCTGCGGCGGCGGGGTCACCACCGCGTTCACGCTGAGGCTGTCCAGGTTGACGTTGCCCGAGTCGGAGGTGTCGAACTTGTAGCTCAGCGTCTGGGCGCCCGCGCTCAGCGCGAGGGTCTCGGTTTGCGTGCCCCAGGTATCCCAGTTGGCCGTCGCGGCCAGGGTGATCTGCTTGAGCTTCGTGGTGCCCCGGTAGAGGCTCAGGGTCATCGGGCTGCCGGTGCCGTTGGCGTAGCGCAGCGCCACCTCGTGGTTGCCCGCGGAGGCGGCGGTGACGGTGAAGCGGACGGTGGCATTGCCCTTGTTGCTGTCGGTGAAGCCGCCCACGAAGGCGTTGCCGGAGGCGCCCGTGTGGTCGGTGGCCCGCACCGCGCCGCCCAGCAGCTCCGCGTTCTCCGCTTCGTAGACCGTGGCGGCCGACTGCTGTTCCGACGCCCCGCTTTCTTCGGG
Encoded proteins:
- a CDS encoding carbohydrate-binding protein — translated: MTSLSAGAGCLSPEALSPEESGASEQQSAATVYEAENAELLGGAVRATDHTGASGNAFVGGFTDSNKGNATVRFTVTAASAGNHEVALRYANGTGSPMTLSLYRGTTKLKQITLAATANWDTWGTQTETLALSAGAQTLSYKFDTSDSGNVNLDSLSVNAVVTPPPQGSGPLYEAENAELLGGAVRATDHTGASGSAFVGGFTDSNKGNATVRFTVTAASAGNHEVALRYANGTGSVKTLSLYQGTTKLKQVSLEATANWDTWGTQTETLALSAGTQTLSYKFDTSDSGNVNLDSLNVSAVAPPPPPPPAPPAGSGFVYEAEEQFFSGGVIREPTHLRNFAAVGARAIFTVNADTAKNHTVGLHYANPSGTAKTLNVYVNGLYFATTNLASTSTSGWALKTESLTLRRGLNTITYQYDPGTTGGVNINAVAIVDGKALAARGATLPYQELEAETGSTNATVLSPNRTPGTVEAESSGRRAVKLTQTGHYVQWTAPQAANSLVVRYSMPDTATGTGTNATLSLYINGSKVQALPLSSKHAWVYGGYPYGNSPGTPSKPGEWDPGPHRFYDESRFLLPAIPAGATVKLQKDSGDTAASYTVDLIDLEQVDPALTMPMNFVSITDFGARADDNVDDSQALRSAISSAKSTGKVGVWIPPGVFHINSRVDLETIHLRGAGPWYTRIQATNYGDHFTGTGNNVQVFDLAYFGDIVERQDGPDRAAFEGNFGTGSHIQNVWIEHAKVGYWIKPGTDGLFIVNGRVRNVYADGINLHAGIKNSTVSHVHARNTGDDAFAMWSDGNINENCTFRYDTAQLPNLANTFAIYNGRDNKLLDSVGSDTHYASSGVLLTDWFADLPFLGTTEIKRVTLNRTGGEQKVNFAMTAGAVWIHAARRAITGHILVEGVELNDSTFSGVKLSFGQTPPPTHPPVNNEPISNVTLTNVTIKGAGTYGLETQNVPGTATCTNVTVTGAASGGLLNPSNRFTFNKVSGNSGW
- a CDS encoding multicopper oxidase family protein, with product MVVKYATHKIRRVLADGSEQFDLVNLRSYNGKLVGQTMEVRPGDTLKVLLKNQLPFKDDLVGDHPHNGPHGFNVTNLHFHGMHVSPAGNSDNVLVAIGPNQEFEYEVKIPSDHPAGTHWYHAHKHGAVGIQLGSGMAGPLIVRGGIDEVEGIRGARERIIVLQQIPYKMVTDPYAQPPKQANMVEEFGQLFEFTWLSELVPQGRRVTLNGETLPTFQMRPGEVERWRFIHAGIHFPLRLRLVREGGNPATESIPYYLIAMDGITTGRLDKVEVTEMHPGYREDVLIQAVGRDGKPLAKGTYLLIDEVEQNPSARVLARIVVDGPVKMMRLPKPQALAPFAPFKPITDDELTSDTPQPAHFEVQMLQPPPTPVFKFLLNGVEFDPHAPPRKLTLGAVEEWHVTSTGVPEFFPGHPFHIHTNPFQYTDEQGRIVWKDTLFVPVGKEFRLRTRYKRYIGQFMLHCHIVSHEDEGMMELLEVVPPDQDAGGGHGPHHH